In Deefgea piscis, the genomic window AACCGTTATTCAAAATCCCGATTAATAGGGCGCCAACTAAAGTGCCGAAGATCCAACCACGACCACCAGTGAGACTGGTGCCGCCCAAGACCACCGCCGCAATCGCATCCAATTCATAGCCAGTACCGGCTGTCGGTTGCGCCGAGCTGAGTCGAGAGGTCAAAATCATCCCTGCTGTTGCCGCCATTGCACCTGATAGGGTGTAAACCCAGATTTTGATGCGATCGGTATTGATCCCAGAAAGACGCGCGGCTTCTTCATTGCCACCAACGGCATAGACGTGGCGACCAAATACAGTCTTTTTGAGGACAAACCAAAACACCGCAAACATCACCAACATGATAATCACCGGCACCGGAATCAAGCCGGCAACATAGCCACCGCCGAGCATGGCAAAAAAGTCGCTGTGTAAACCCGAAATCGGGCGGCCATCAGAAAAGACCAAAGAGAGTCCACGTAAAATAGTCATCATGCCAAGAGTGGCAATAAACGGCGCAACCTTGCCTTTACTAATCACCAGCCCATTGAGCATCCCCATACCGGCGCCGGCCAAAACCCCTACGCTGGTTGCGACCACGGGGTCAATCCCATGACTGAGCATTAGCGCGGTAAGGACCGATGACAGCGCGAGGATCGAACCGACCGATAGATCAATCCCACCGAGTAAAATGACCAGCGTCATCCCAAAGGCGATCAAAGCATTGATAGACACTTGGCGAAATACATTGAGTAAGTTGCCAACAGTCAGAAAATCGGGGCTAGTGATGGCCAAGCCAGCGACTAAGACTAAGAGTGCCAAAAAAGGACCTAATTTTTGGAGTGTGGCTTTTTGTTGTACGTTCATTTCAAACCTCCTGTTGCGGCAGTCATAATGGTTTCGGCGGATGCTTGGCTAAAAATGCCAGCCTGACGACCTTGGTGCATCACTAAAATTCGATCACTTAAGGCCAAGACTTCGGGTAGCTCAGACGAGACCATGACAATCGCAACACCTGATTGGGCTAATTCATTAATAATTTGGTAAATCTCGGCTTTGCCACCCACGTCGACACCGCGAGTGGGTTCGTCCAGCAGTAATACTTTTGGCGCAATCCCCAACCATTTGGCAAACACGACTTTTTGTTGATTGCCACCTGAGAGCGATTGCACTTCAAGCTCGGCGTCGCGAGTTCGAATATGCATACGGTCGATTTCTCGCTGCACCACTTGCATTTGCCGCGCATGGTGGATAACGCCGTAGCTGGCATGGGCCGATAAATTGGCTAAGGTGGCATTTTCACGGACTGACATACCCAGCACTAAACCTTGGTTTTTGCGATCTTCGGTGACAAAGCCAATACCGGCGGCGATGGCGTCACTGGGTTGATTACAAATGAGCGCTTGGCCATCAAGCTCGATGCGGCCGGCTACTTTTCGGTTAATCCCAAAAATGGTTTTCAGAATCTCACTGCGCCCAGCACCCATCAGGCCAGCAATACCGAGCACTTCTCCGGCCCGCACTTCAAAATTAATACCGCTAATGCTGGCGTCGGCTAAATCACTGACTTTAAGTCGAATTTCACCCAATTGGGCGTTGCGCACTGGAAAGCGATCGCCGATCTCACGACCGACCATCATGCGTACAATTTCATCAAAATTGGTTTTTACAATCTCGCGCTCGCCAACAAACTGCCCGTCGCGTAGTACTGAAATTTTGTCGCAGACTTTAAAGATTTCTTCCATTCGATGTGAGACGTAAACGATGCCCACACCGCGGGATTTCAAATCGGCAATAATGGCAAATAGTTTTTCAGTTTCGCGCTCAGAAAGGGCCGCAGTCGGCTCATCCATAATCAGCGTTTGGGCATTGAGCGATAGGGCTTTAGCGATTTCGACCATTTGCTGCTGACCGATCGATAATTGCCCAGCTTCAATATCGGGATCGAGATTTTCAATGCCAAGCAATTGCAGATATTCCAAGCATTGCTCGCGCATTTTGATGCTATTGATCACACCAAAGCGTTGCGGCTCGCGCCCTAAAAACATATTCTCCATCACCGATAATTGCGGGATGAGATTGAGCTCTTGGTGAATAATCGCAATGCCGTACTGCTCTGCATCATTGGTGCTGTGGATTTTGACCGTTTTACCATCCACTGCGATTTGACCTTGATCGGCTTGGTGCACGCCGCATAAGATTTTCATCAGTGTTGATTTGCCAGCGCCGTTCTCACCCATTAAGGCATGGACTTGACCACGTTCGAGCGAAAACTCAACGTTCTCAAGTACTTTGACCGGGCCAAAGGCTTTGCTGATGCCACTCATTTTAATCAACATGCCGCCCCCTAAAAAATAACGCCGGAATACAGCACAATATTGGCGTAAGGGCTGGCTTCACCGGTACGAATAATGGCGCGTGCATGGTGGCTTAACTGTTTGAATTGTTCATGCGCTACAAAGTCAATCTTTACGCCTTGTTGGCGCATGGTTTCAGCTTGGCTGGCGACTGCAGGATTAAGGCTTTGACATTCACTGGCAAGTACCGCCCGTTCGACTTGAAAGTCGGCCAAAATGCTATCCAATACGGTGAAATAAGCCGGATTGCCCAGTTCAATCGATAAATCGATACATTCAACATGTGGTGGAATCGGTAAGCCACAATCGGCAATCACGATGCAATCGGTATGGCCCATACTGGCCAGCACCCGACTGATATCTCGGTTGAGATGTCCATGTTTTTTCATAGCAACTCCTTAGCATCATTGGCGGCTAAAAAAGCCTGTAATTGCGCTAAAGTGGGCATACCGCCTTGTGCGCCAGCTTGAGTCACCGATAAAGCGCCTGCCGCACACGCCATTTTACTGGCCTCGGCTAAGCCCAAATGCCAGAACGCGGCCAATGCGCCATTGAATGTGTCACCTGCGCCAGTGGTATCGACTGCCGTTACTTTAAAGCTGGCTTGCTGTTGTAGTTCGCCGTTGGCATTGGTGTAATAAGCGCCGTCTTGGCCGGCGGTCATTAAAACTTTACCCGGATGAGCCGCTAGGCTGGCCTGCCAATCGGCCTCGGGAAGACCTAATGCTGCAGCTAGCTCGTATTCATTGGGCGTGAGTAAGCTCACTTGTTCTAGCAAGGCTTTGGATAAAGGCATTGCTGGTGCTGGATTGAGAATAAAGGGTTTGTTGTGACGTGCGGCGAGCTGTGCAGCCATCTCGATCGTGGCCATCGGTGATTCAAGTTGGGCCAGCACCACATCGGCATTGATAAATGCCGCTTCAGCAGCGAGTAAGTCGGCAGGACTTAGATCGGCATTGGCCCCTGGAACAACAATAATGGCGTTTTCGCTACCGGCAAGGGTGATGGCGGCAATGCCGGTTGCTTGGTTTTTGCTTTGACTAAGCCATTCAGTATTGATGCCTTCATCGGCGAGGGCTGTGATGAGTTCTTGACCAAAAGCATCGTCACCGACGCGGCCAATCATTGTCACTTGAGCCCCCAATCGCGCTGCGGCAACCGCTTGATTCGCGCCTTTACCACCGTGATAGGTGGCAAAAGACTGCCCAAACAGCGTTTCTCCTAGGCGGGGAAACTGCGCGACATGAACGACTAAATCCATATTAATACTACCAACAACCAAAACCTGACTCATGATGCCTCCGCAACGATGCTAATCGGATTAGGTGATGAATTTCTCATCGATTTGGTATGCTAAACCGTAATCAGCAACGCAAAATTGATTTATATCAAACTAATGTAGTGAAAATAAATACACT contains:
- the rbsD gene encoding D-ribose pyranase, which codes for MKKHGHLNRDISRVLASMGHTDCIVIADCGLPIPPHVECIDLSIELGNPAYFTVLDSILADFQVERAVLASECQSLNPAVASQAETMRQQGVKIDFVAHEQFKQLSHHARAIIRTGEASPYANIVLYSGVIF
- a CDS encoding sugar ABC transporter ATP-binding protein codes for the protein MLIKMSGISKAFGPVKVLENVEFSLERGQVHALMGENGAGKSTLMKILCGVHQADQGQIAVDGKTVKIHSTNDAEQYGIAIIHQELNLIPQLSVMENMFLGREPQRFGVINSIKMREQCLEYLQLLGIENLDPDIEAGQLSIGQQQMVEIAKALSLNAQTLIMDEPTAALSERETEKLFAIIADLKSRGVGIVYVSHRMEEIFKVCDKISVLRDGQFVGEREIVKTNFDEIVRMMVGREIGDRFPVRNAQLGEIRLKVSDLADASISGINFEVRAGEVLGIAGLMGAGRSEILKTIFGINRKVAGRIELDGQALICNQPSDAIAAGIGFVTEDRKNQGLVLGMSVRENATLANLSAHASYGVIHHARQMQVVQREIDRMHIRTRDAELEVQSLSGGNQQKVVFAKWLGIAPKVLLLDEPTRGVDVGGKAEIYQIINELAQSGVAIVMVSSELPEVLALSDRILVMHQGRQAGIFSQASAETIMTAATGGLK
- the rbsK gene encoding ribokinase; this translates as MSQVLVVGSINMDLVVHVAQFPRLGETLFGQSFATYHGGKGANQAVAAARLGAQVTMIGRVGDDAFGQELITALADEGINTEWLSQSKNQATGIAAITLAGSENAIIVVPGANADLSPADLLAAEAAFINADVVLAQLESPMATIEMAAQLAARHNKPFILNPAPAMPLSKALLEQVSLLTPNEYELAAALGLPEADWQASLAAHPGKVLMTAGQDGAYYTNANGELQQQASFKVTAVDTTGAGDTFNGALAAFWHLGLAEASKMACAAGALSVTQAGAQGGMPTLAQLQAFLAANDAKELL
- a CDS encoding ABC transporter permease, whose protein sequence is MNVQQKATLQKLGPFLALLVLVAGLAITSPDFLTVGNLLNVFRQVSINALIAFGMTLVILLGGIDLSVGSILALSSVLTALMLSHGIDPVVATSVGVLAGAGMGMLNGLVISKGKVAPFIATLGMMTILRGLSLVFSDGRPISGLHSDFFAMLGGGYVAGLIPVPVIIMLVMFAVFWFVLKKTVFGRHVYAVGGNEEAARLSGINTDRIKIWVYTLSGAMAATAGMILTSRLSSAQPTAGTGYELDAIAAVVLGGTSLTGGRGWIFGTLVGALLIGILNNGLNLLGVSSFYQQVIKGVVILLAVLLDRANKK